The proteins below come from a single Streptococcus porcinus genomic window:
- a CDS encoding LysR family transcriptional regulator, whose amino-acid sequence MRLQQLHYIIKIVECGSMNEASKQLYITQPSLSNAVKDLENEMGIAIFNRTPKGITLTKDGVEFLSYARQIVEQTSLLEDRYKNHNSNRDFFSVSSQHYAFVVNAFVSLLKSTDMSQYELFLRETRTWEIIDDVKNFRSEIGVLFLNDYNRDVLSKLFEESHLTAHILFKTHPHIFVSNDHPLANRTRLSYDDLEAYPYLSYDQGLHNSFYFSEEMMANVPHDKSIVVSDRATLFNLMIGLHGYTVASGVLNSQLNGNQIIAIPLDMPDIIDIVYIKHEKANLSKMGEKFIDYLKDEVKFTQPNMQKEQ is encoded by the coding sequence ATGAGATTACAACAATTACATTACATTATAAAAATCGTTGAATGTGGCTCCATGAACGAAGCTTCTAAGCAATTATATATTACTCAGCCCAGCCTCTCTAATGCTGTCAAAGATCTAGAAAACGAAATGGGAATTGCTATTTTTAACCGAACTCCCAAAGGTATCACCTTAACAAAGGATGGAGTTGAATTTTTATCCTACGCCAGGCAAATTGTAGAGCAGACATCACTCTTAGAAGACCGTTATAAAAATCATAACAGCAACAGAGATTTTTTCAGTGTCTCTTCTCAACATTATGCCTTTGTCGTTAACGCTTTTGTTTCCCTATTAAAAAGTACAGATATGTCGCAATATGAGCTCTTTCTTAGAGAAACAAGAACCTGGGAAATCATTGACGATGTTAAAAATTTTAGATCTGAAATAGGGGTCCTTTTCCTTAATGATTATAATCGGGATGTTTTGTCAAAGTTATTTGAGGAGAGTCATTTAACTGCTCACATTCTTTTTAAAACACACCCCCATATTTTTGTTAGCAATGACCATCCTTTAGCTAACAGAACTCGCCTTTCTTATGATGACTTAGAAGCTTACCCTTACCTTTCTTATGATCAGGGTTTACATAATTCCTTCTACTTCTCTGAAGAAATGATGGCTAATGTCCCACACGACAAGTCTATTGTCGTTAGCGATAGAGCTACACTCTTTAACTTGATGATCGGCCTGCATGGCTATACTGTCGCAAGTGGGGTCTTAAATAGCCAACTCAATGGTAACCAAATAATCGCCATTCCTCTTGATATGCCAGATATTATTGATATCGTCTATATCAAACACGAAAAAGCTAATCTTTCTAAAATGGGTGAAAAATTCATTGATTATTTAAAAGACGAAGTCAAATTTACTCAACCAAACATGCAAAAAGAACAGTAG
- a CDS encoding purine-nucleoside phosphorylase — protein sequence MSIMTKINETRDFLTFKGVQAPEFGLILGSGLGELANEIENAIVIDYNDIPNWGKSTVVGHAGKLVYGDLSGRKVIALQGRFHFYEGNPLEVVTFPVRVMKALGCEGVIVTNAAGGIGYGPGTLMAITDHINMTGNNPLMGENLEEFGPRFPDMSDAYTAEYRQKANKVAESLGIKLEGGVYLGVTGPTYETPAEIRAFKMMGADAVGMSTVPEVIVATHSGMKVLGISAITNFAAGFQTELNHEEVVTVTENIKENFKGLVKAILAEL from the coding sequence ATGTCTATAATGACAAAAATTAATGAAACAAGAGATTTTTTAACCTTCAAAGGTGTTCAAGCCCCAGAATTTGGTCTTATTTTAGGATCTGGTCTGGGAGAATTAGCTAATGAAATCGAAAATGCTATTGTGATTGATTACAATGATATTCCTAACTGGGGAAAATCAACTGTGGTTGGTCATGCAGGCAAACTAGTATATGGTGATTTGTCAGGTCGTAAAGTTATTGCTTTGCAAGGTCGTTTCCATTTTTATGAAGGAAATCCTTTAGAAGTGGTTACCTTCCCAGTTCGTGTTATGAAAGCTCTAGGCTGTGAAGGCGTTATTGTCACCAATGCTGCCGGAGGTATTGGTTATGGCCCAGGAACTTTGATGGCAATTACAGATCATATCAATATGACAGGGAATAACCCGTTAATGGGGGAAAATCTTGAGGAATTTGGACCAAGATTCCCAGATATGTCAGACGCTTACACTGCTGAATACCGTCAAAAAGCAAACAAAGTAGCAGAGTCTCTTGGCATTAAACTTGAAGGTGGTGTTTATCTCGGAGTAACAGGGCCAACCTATGAAACACCTGCGGAAATCCGCGCCTTCAAAATGATGGGAGCAGATGCTGTAGGTATGTCAACTGTTCCTGAGGTTATAGTTGCTACTCATTCAGGTATGAAAGTTTTGGGTATTTCAGCAATTACTAACTTTGCTGCTGGCTTCCAAACTGAGTTAAACCATGAGGAAGTTGTAACGGTTACTGAAAATATTAAGGAAAATTTCAAAGGCTTAGTAAAAGCTATTCTTGCTGAATTATAA
- a CDS encoding sugar transferase, translated as MYPIIKRLLAIIISGIAIIVLSPVLLGIALAIKIDSKGPVFFKQKRVGKDKSHFMIYKFRSMYSDTPADMPTHLLKDPSTMITRVGGFLRKTSLDELPQLFNIFKGEMAIIGPRPALWNQFDLIAERDKYHANDVSPGLTGWAQINGRDELEIDEKAKLDGYYVDKMSFCFDTHCFVGTLVSVLKSEGVVEGGTGTKDKE; from the coding sequence ATGTATCCAATTATCAAGCGTCTATTAGCAATCATCATATCTGGTATAGCAATCATCGTGCTCAGTCCAGTATTATTAGGAATTGCTCTTGCTATTAAAATAGATTCAAAAGGACCTGTATTTTTTAAACAAAAACGCGTTGGAAAAGATAAAAGTCACTTTATGATTTATAAATTTAGAAGCATGTATAGCGACACACCTGCCGATATGCCAACACATCTCTTAAAAGATCCAAGTACTATGATTACACGAGTAGGTGGCTTTTTGCGAAAAACTAGTCTAGATGAACTGCCACAACTCTTTAATATTTTTAAAGGCGAAATGGCCATCATAGGACCACGACCTGCTTTGTGGAACCAATTCGATTTGATTGCTGAACGTGATAAATACCATGCTAATGATGTTTCTCCTGGTCTAACAGGATGGGCACAAATCAATGGCCGTGACGAATTGGAAATTGACGAAAAAGCAAAACTAGATGGTTATTACGTTGATAAAATGAGCTTTTGTTTTGATACGCACTGTTTTGTTGGAACCCTAGTCAGTGTGCTTAAAAGTGAGGGCGTTGTTGAAGGTGGAACAGGAACTAAGGACAAGGAGTAG
- the cps4B gene encoding capsular polysaccharide biosynthesis protein Cps4B: MIDIHSHIVFDVDDGPLTIDESLSLIEESYKQGVRTIVSTSHRRKGMFETPEDDIANKFLQVKREAEKKFPDLTLLYGGELYYTHDILEKLENKLVPTMNGTRFALIEFSMATPWKEIHSALCQVIMLGVTPIIAHIERYDALAFNKDRVKELINMGCYTQINSVHILKAKLFGDKLKVFKKRASYFLDENLVHCVASDMHNLKKRPPFMKEARRLVEKEYGIKRARALFETNPETLINNEYL; the protein is encoded by the coding sequence ATGATCGATATCCATTCCCACATCGTTTTCGATGTGGACGATGGTCCACTGACGATAGATGAAAGTCTATCCTTAATTGAAGAAAGTTACAAACAGGGGGTGCGAACTATTGTGTCGACATCCCATCGTCGCAAAGGAATGTTTGAAACACCTGAAGACGATATTGCCAATAAGTTTTTACAAGTAAAACGTGAAGCTGAAAAGAAGTTCCCAGATTTAACCTTACTGTATGGTGGTGAACTCTACTATACACATGATATTCTTGAAAAATTAGAAAACAAGTTAGTGCCAACCATGAACGGCACTCGCTTTGCATTAATTGAATTCTCAATGGCGACACCTTGGAAAGAGATTCATTCTGCTCTTTGTCAAGTTATTATGTTAGGAGTTACGCCTATTATTGCTCATATTGAACGCTATGATGCCCTCGCCTTCAATAAAGACCGTGTCAAAGAATTGATTAATATGGGTTGTTACACACAAATTAACAGTGTACATATCCTTAAGGCAAAGCTATTTGGCGATAAATTAAAAGTCTTTAAAAAACGTGCTAGTTACTTTTTAGATGAGAACCTGGTTCATTGTGTCGCATCTGATATGCACAATTTAAAAAAACGTCCCCCTTTTATGAAAGAAGCAAGACGCTTGGTAGAAAAAGAATATGGGATTAAGCGTGCGCGAGCTTTATTTGAAACCAATCCTGAAACTTTGATTAATAATGAATATTTATAG
- a CDS encoding Wzz/FepE/Etk N-terminal domain-containing protein, whose amino-acid sequence MNNTDQSSIEIDVLSLLKKLWNKKFLILFMGLFVGVLALMTSLFLIKPSYTSTTRLYVINRQQSDNLTATDLQAGGYLVNDYKEIITSRDVMQDVIASDGLSLTPEQLSKMIAVTVPADTRVISISVTNHHPQEAKDLANSIREAASEKIKKVTKVQDVTPLEKAQLPTSPSSPNIQRNTLIGFFLGALLTIVVIVVGEVLDDRIKRPEDIEEVLGMTLLGIVSNTDKL is encoded by the coding sequence ATGAATAACACTGATCAGTCATCAATAGAAATTGATGTACTTAGCCTTTTAAAGAAGCTTTGGAATAAGAAATTTTTGATTCTTTTCATGGGACTCTTTGTTGGGGTACTAGCCCTGATGACTTCGCTTTTCTTGATTAAGCCATCATATACCTCAACGACACGTCTATATGTTATCAATCGTCAACAATCTGACAACCTTACGGCAACGGATTTGCAAGCCGGTGGCTATTTGGTAAATGACTATAAAGAAATCATCACGTCACGTGATGTGATGCAAGATGTTATTGCTAGCGATGGTTTATCGTTAACTCCTGAGCAATTAAGCAAAATGATTGCTGTTACAGTTCCTGCCGACACCCGTGTTATCTCAATTTCTGTGACGAATCACCATCCTCAAGAGGCAAAAGACTTGGCTAATTCTATTCGCGAAGCAGCATCTGAAAAGATTAAAAAAGTAACTAAAGTTCAAGATGTAACACCTTTGGAAAAAGCACAGCTTCCAACCAGTCCCTCATCTCCTAACATCCAACGTAATACCCTTATTGGATTTTTCTTAGGTGCTTTGCTGACAATTGTTGTTATTGTGGTTGGTGAAGTTCTGGATGATCGCATCAAACGTCCGGAGGATATTGAAGAAGTTCTTGGAATGACCCTACTAGGTATTGTTTCGAATACTGATAAATTGTAA
- a CDS encoding polysaccharide biosynthesis protein, protein MKRSQKRVILYFLDVLMITISHFSAYHFLLAYSQNLTNSEVVITLLMTLFVYTTLGIHFRIFSIINRFTDYKIIFKIIVNLFVASLMAYLVDLFYFDSFSRRFIFLGYLFSTFLVIIPRMTWRMYHDFNPNMRKKKNDPKTRLLVVGAGEGGSVFIQTVLNKGKDFEIVGIVDADINKHGTYLHGIKVLGNKQAIPRIVADYEVNQVTIAIPSLTGEERESILDICRTANVPVNNMPSIENIVMGKVSLNKFKEIDIADLLGRKEVVLDQSSLSDFFNGKTVLVTGAGGSIGSEICRQVSKFNPKRLVLLGHGENSIYLINRELRDTYQDAIEIVPIIADIQDRDLIFKIMATYKPDMVYHAAAHKHVPLMEFNPREAVKNNIFGTKNVAEATKAAGVATFIMISTDKAVNPPNVMGATKRFAEMIVTGLNEPGQTQFAAVRFGNVLGSRGSVVPLFKEQIKKGGPLTVTDFRMTRYFMTIPEASRLVIQASYLAKGGEVFVLDMGEPVKIVDLARKVIKLSGHTEDDIKIVESGIRPGEKLYEELLSTKERVSEQIYDKIFVGKVAKKPISEVENIINKLEQLSEKELKETLIQYARQE, encoded by the coding sequence ATGAAGAGAAGTCAAAAAAGGGTGATTTTGTATTTTTTAGATGTGCTGATGATTACTATTTCCCATTTTTCAGCATATCATTTCCTATTAGCTTATAGTCAAAATTTAACAAATAGCGAAGTGGTAATAACTCTTTTGATGACCCTTTTTGTCTATACCACTCTTGGTATTCACTTTCGAATCTTTTCGATCATCAATCGCTTCACAGATTATAAAATTATTTTTAAAATCATTGTCAATTTATTTGTTGCCTCTCTGATGGCTTATTTAGTTGACTTATTCTATTTTGATAGTTTTAGCCGACGCTTTATCTTTTTGGGGTATCTCTTTAGCACATTCTTAGTGATTATCCCAAGAATGACTTGGCGCATGTATCATGATTTTAATCCTAACATGCGAAAAAAGAAAAATGATCCTAAAACACGCTTGCTAGTTGTAGGGGCGGGTGAAGGAGGAAGCGTCTTCATACAAACTGTTTTAAATAAGGGCAAAGATTTTGAAATTGTCGGAATTGTTGATGCTGACATCAATAAACACGGAACTTATCTACATGGTATTAAAGTTCTAGGGAATAAACAAGCAATTCCAAGGATTGTCGCTGATTATGAAGTCAATCAAGTGACCATTGCTATTCCTAGTTTAACAGGGGAAGAGCGAGAAAGTATCCTAGATATTTGTCGTACCGCAAATGTACCCGTAAACAATATGCCAAGTATTGAAAATATTGTTATGGGCAAGGTTTCCTTAAACAAATTTAAAGAAATTGACATCGCAGATTTACTAGGTCGAAAAGAAGTTGTTTTAGACCAATCGTCATTATCAGATTTTTTCAATGGTAAAACGGTTCTCGTCACAGGTGCAGGCGGTTCGATTGGTTCTGAAATCTGTCGTCAGGTTTCAAAATTTAATCCCAAAAGATTGGTATTACTTGGTCACGGTGAGAACTCTATTTATCTGATTAATCGCGAGTTAAGAGATACTTATCAAGACGCTATCGAAATTGTTCCAATCATTGCTGATATCCAAGATCGGGACTTGATTTTTAAGATTATGGCGACCTATAAGCCTGATATGGTTTACCATGCCGCTGCCCACAAACACGTCCCTCTAATGGAATTTAATCCGAGAGAAGCTGTGAAAAACAATATCTTTGGGACAAAAAATGTTGCTGAAGCAACTAAGGCAGCTGGTGTAGCTACTTTCATTATGATATCAACAGACAAGGCAGTTAACCCACCAAATGTTATGGGAGCAACTAAACGCTTTGCAGAAATGATTGTTACTGGCCTGAACGAACCCGGGCAAACACAATTTGCCGCTGTGCGCTTTGGAAATGTTCTAGGCAGTCGTGGAAGTGTCGTGCCATTATTTAAAGAACAAATAAAAAAAGGTGGACCATTAACTGTTACAGACTTCCGAATGACACGCTATTTCATGACTATCCCTGAAGCAAGTCGTTTGGTTATACAAGCGAGTTACTTAGCAAAAGGTGGAGAAGTTTTTGTCCTTGATATGGGAGAACCTGTTAAAATAGTCGATCTAGCCCGTAAAGTGATTAAACTAAGTGGCCACACCGAAGATGACATCAAGATTGTTGAATCAGGCATCCGCCCTGGGGAAAAACTATACGAAGAATTATTATCCACCAAAGAACGCGTCAGCGAACAAATTTACGATAAAATTTTTGTCGGCAAAGTCGCCAAAAAACCAATCTCAGAAGTTGAAAACATTATTAATAAGTTAGAACAATTATCTGAAAAAGAGCTAAAAGAAACCTTAATCCAATATGCAAGACAGGAGTAG
- a CDS encoding tyrosine-protein kinase yields the protein MAQLVLIRSKRDLYLAAEEYYNSIRTNIQFSGRDLRVIVLTSVQPGEGKSTSSINLAVSFANAGFKTLLIDADIRNSVMSGTFKSDEKYEGLSSYLSGNADLSHVISHTNISNLMIIPAGQVPPNPTTLLQNSNFNYMIDTLKEVFDYIIIDTPPIGLVIDSAIVAQKADASVLVTEAGAIKRRFVQKAKEQMEHSGAQFLGVILNKVEHTVDSYGSYGSYGNYGKKEKPRKHVRKSSRKRK from the coding sequence ATGGCGCAATTAGTTTTAATTAGATCAAAAAGAGATTTATATTTAGCAGCAGAAGAATATTACAACTCTATCCGGACCAATATCCAATTTAGTGGACGTGACTTAAGAGTAATTGTTCTGACATCTGTACAACCTGGTGAAGGAAAATCAACAAGTTCAATCAATTTAGCAGTTTCATTTGCGAATGCAGGCTTTAAAACCTTATTAATCGATGCAGATATCCGTAATTCCGTTATGTCAGGAACTTTTAAATCAGATGAAAAGTATGAAGGGCTATCAAGCTATTTATCAGGGAATGCTGATTTATCACACGTTATTTCTCATACTAATATTAGCAACTTGATGATTATACCTGCAGGACAAGTGCCTCCAAATCCAACAACCTTACTCCAAAATAGCAATTTTAACTATATGATAGACACCTTAAAAGAGGTTTTCGATTATATTATTATTGATACACCACCAATTGGGTTAGTTATTGATTCAGCTATTGTTGCTCAAAAAGCAGATGCATCAGTACTTGTCACAGAAGCGGGTGCGATCAAGAGACGCTTTGTGCAAAAAGCTAAAGAACAAATGGAACATAGTGGAGCCCAGTTCTTAGGTGTTATCTTAAATAAAGTAGAGCATACAGTTGATTCATATGGAAGCTACGGCTCATATGGTAACTATGGTAAAAAAGAAAAACCAAGAAAACATGTAAGAAAAAGTTCAAGAAAGAGAAAGTAG
- the arsC gene encoding arsenate reductase (glutaredoxin) (This arsenate reductase requires both glutathione and glutaredoxin to convert arsenate to arsenite, after which the efflux transporter formed by ArsA and ArsB can extrude the arsenite from the cell, providing resistance.) has product MEKVRIYHNPNCGTSRNVLAMIKHAGLDPEVIEYLVTLPTREELQGLIRAMGIQVRDLVRTTVPEFEKHHLADATKSDSQLLDAMMADPILINRPIVVTSKGVKLCRPSEVLLDILPVRLPSPFTKEDGQVVQPK; this is encoded by the coding sequence ATGGAAAAAGTAAGAATTTATCACAACCCTAATTGTGGTACCTCACGAAATGTCTTAGCCATGATTAAGCATGCAGGTCTTGATCCAGAAGTAATAGAATATTTAGTTACCCTACCAACTAGAGAAGAATTACAGGGATTAATTAGAGCTATGGGGATTCAAGTGCGGGATTTGGTAAGAACAACTGTTCCCGAGTTTGAGAAGCACCATCTTGCGGATGCTACTAAGTCGGATTCCCAACTACTTGACGCTATGATGGCAGATCCGATTCTGATTAATCGGCCAATTGTGGTTACTTCAAAAGGTGTGAAACTTTGTCGTCCCTCAGAAGTACTACTCGATATTTTACCAGTGAGATTACCGAGCCCCTTTACTAAGGAAGACGGTCAAGTTGTTCAACCAAAATAA
- a CDS encoding LytR family transcriptional regulator yields the protein MTELKKTIDILLDVYAYNHAFTIAKEISDINPDSLFLLELLKERRELNLSFMIANQSRLKELQAKYQVTFVMNEDLEKEQIANYILDLEVKVKNGDIIDFVRAVSPILYRLFLTLIQKEIPSFDTFINDSKNDQYDTWDFQKMQDANLPIFQAYLSQRQSRNITSRSLTDLLILSNLPYEIKETIKTLRQFEKSVRNPLAHLIKAFDEEELYRTTRFSSQVFLEKIIELATYSGVTYQREPFYFDQINFLIEEGLNNEKEQ from the coding sequence ATGACTGAACTTAAAAAAACAATAGACATCCTTTTGGATGTCTATGCTTATAATCACGCCTTTACAATTGCGAAAGAAATCTCTGATATTAATCCTGATTCGTTATTCTTGTTAGAGCTTTTAAAAGAGAGACGGGAACTAAATCTGTCTTTTATGATTGCCAATCAAAGTAGATTAAAAGAGTTACAAGCTAAGTATCAGGTCACATTTGTTATGAATGAGGACTTGGAGAAGGAACAAATCGCCAATTATATTTTGGATTTAGAGGTTAAGGTTAAAAATGGTGATATCATTGATTTTGTGAGAGCTGTTTCACCGATTCTTTACCGTCTTTTCTTAACCTTAATCCAAAAAGAAATTCCGTCTTTTGACACTTTTATTAATGACTCTAAAAACGATCAATATGATACTTGGGATTTTCAAAAAATGCAAGACGCAAATCTCCCAATTTTTCAAGCCTATTTATCTCAAAGACAGAGTCGCAACATCACATCTAGGAGTCTGACGGATCTTTTAATCCTATCCAATCTCCCTTATGAGATTAAGGAGACAATTAAAACCTTACGACAATTTGAAAAATCGGTTCGCAACCCCCTAGCTCACCTTATAAAAGCTTTTGACGAAGAAGAATTATACCGTACGACTAGATTCTCTTCCCAAGTTTTTTTAGAAAAAATTATCGAGTTAGCAACCTATTCTGGTGTAACTTATCAGCGTGAGCCTTTTTATTTCGATCAAATCAATTTTTTAATTGAAGAAGGTCTTAATAATGAAAAAGAGCAGTAG
- a CDS encoding LCP family protein, translated as MTESSRRQKRVKPRGNGTFTVINIALFILYTLLSLTVAFMMYTYNFLAFRHLNIIIGVALSALFFLTLFLIVSKKAKWLTMLGMIVANIALALILFTFKSTIDLTAQLNKTASFSEVEMSIVVPKNSSISSVESLKTVEAPLKMDQSNIKKLLSHLKSDKNVDLATKEANSYQNAYEDMQSGSTEAMVMNSAYIALLEQNDANFADKVKTIYSYKIKKAIPNSQKPVNKSGVYNLYISGIDTYGPISTVSRSDVNIIMTVNMNTHKVLLTTTPRDSYVKIPDGGGNQFDKLTHAGIYGVETSMKTLENLYDIKIDNYARINFTTFADLIDFLGGIEVQNDTAFSAGGIDFPKGRIPLNSKQALVFVRERHALEGGDNDRGKNQERVVTAIINKLSSIKSPKQASSIITGIQNSVQTNLSLNQMMTIANSQLEDNAQFSVESQDVTGTGSTGELPSYAMPGSALYMYKLDDASLNQAKDAIRATMEGNQ; from the coding sequence ATGACAGAATCGTCAAGACGTCAAAAACGTGTAAAACCTAGAGGAAATGGAACCTTTACTGTTATAAATATTGCATTATTTATATTGTATACGTTATTATCGCTTACTGTGGCCTTTATGATGTATACTTATAATTTTTTAGCTTTTCGACATTTAAACATAATCATTGGTGTGGCCTTAAGTGCTCTTTTTTTTCTGACACTATTTCTGATTGTTAGCAAAAAAGCAAAATGGTTAACCATGTTGGGAATGATTGTTGCTAATATTGCTTTAGCACTTATCCTTTTCACTTTTAAGTCAACTATTGATTTAACAGCACAATTAAATAAAACAGCTTCCTTTTCAGAAGTGGAAATGTCTATTGTTGTTCCTAAGAATAGTTCTATCTCTTCAGTAGAGTCCTTAAAAACAGTTGAAGCTCCCCTAAAAATGGATCAGTCAAATATTAAAAAGCTTTTAAGTCATTTGAAGAGTGACAAGAATGTTGATTTGGCAACAAAAGAAGCTAATTCTTATCAAAATGCCTATGAAGACATGCAATCCGGTAGTACAGAAGCAATGGTAATGAACAGTGCCTATATAGCTTTGCTAGAACAAAACGACGCTAACTTTGCAGATAAAGTCAAAACAATCTATTCTTATAAAATCAAAAAAGCTATTCCTAATTCACAAAAACCAGTTAATAAATCTGGAGTTTATAATCTCTATATCAGTGGTATTGACACGTATGGTCCGATTTCAACTGTCTCTCGTTCAGACGTTAATATTATTATGACTGTCAATATGAATACACATAAGGTGCTACTAACCACTACACCACGCGATTCTTACGTTAAGATTCCTGATGGCGGTGGTAACCAATTTGACAAATTGACCCATGCTGGAATCTATGGTGTTGAAACATCAATGAAAACGTTAGAAAATCTTTATGATATTAAAATTGATAACTATGCTCGGATTAATTTTACTACTTTTGCAGACTTGATTGATTTCTTAGGCGGAATTGAAGTTCAAAATGACACAGCCTTTTCAGCTGGTGGTATTGATTTTCCAAAGGGAAGGATTCCTTTAAATTCAAAACAAGCTTTGGTATTTGTTCGTGAACGACATGCCCTTGAAGGTGGAGATAATGACCGGGGTAAAAATCAAGAACGAGTTGTGACTGCTATTATTAATAAACTAAGCAGTATCAAATCACCAAAACAGGCAAGTTCTATCATTACAGGTATTCAAAATTCGGTTCAAACTAACCTAAGCCTTAATCAAATGATGACAATTGCAAATAGTCAATTAGAAGATAATGCTCAGTTTTCTGTTGAATCACAAGATGTTACAGGTACAGGCTCAACAGGAGAATTACCATCTTATGCGATGCCAGGCTCAGCTTTATATATGTACAAGTTAGATGATGCCAGCCTTAACCAAGCAAAAGACGCTATTAGAGCAACAATGGAGGGTAATCAATGA
- the deoD gene encoding purine-nucleoside phosphorylase has protein sequence MSIHISAEKGQIADKILLPGDPLRAKFIAENFLEDAVCFNEIRGMLGYTGTYKGHRVSVMGTGMGMPSISIYARELIVDYGVKTLIRVGTAGAIDPEVHVRELVLAQAAATNSNIIRNDFPEFDFPQIADFGLLDKAYHIARELGMTTHVGNVLSSDVFYSNMPERNMALGKLGVKAIEMEAAALYYLAAQHHVKALGIMTISDNLNDPTEDTSAEERQTTFTDMMKVGLETLIAND, from the coding sequence ATGTCTATTCACATTTCTGCGGAGAAGGGTCAAATTGCTGACAAGATTTTATTGCCTGGTGATCCTTTACGTGCTAAATTCATTGCTGAAAATTTTTTAGAAGATGCTGTATGTTTTAATGAAATCCGTGGTATGCTTGGTTACACTGGAACATATAAAGGTCACCGTGTCTCTGTTATGGGGACTGGAATGGGAATGCCCTCAATTTCCATCTATGCGCGTGAATTGATTGTTGATTATGGCGTTAAGACTTTGATTCGCGTTGGAACTGCTGGGGCAATTGATCCAGAAGTGCACGTTCGTGAGTTAGTTCTTGCCCAAGCCGCTGCAACTAATTCTAATATCATTCGTAATGACTTCCCTGAATTTGATTTTCCTCAAATTGCAGACTTTGGTCTTTTAGACAAAGCCTATCACATTGCAAGAGAACTGGGGATGACCACTCATGTTGGTAATGTGCTTTCTTCGGATGTTTTCTATTCTAATATGCCTGAGCGAAATATGGCTCTTGGAAAATTAGGAGTTAAAGCTATTGAAATGGAAGCAGCTGCTCTTTATTACTTGGCTGCTCAACACCATGTAAAAGCCTTGGGCATCATGACGATTTCTGATAATTTAAATGATCCAACAGAGGACACCAGTGCAGAAGAGCGTCAAACTACCTTTACAGATATGATGAAGGTGGGACTAGAAACTCTCATTGCAAATGACTGA